The following proteins come from a genomic window of Bacteroidales bacterium:
- a CDS encoding NADH-quinone oxidoreductase subunit H, giving the protein MISFLLILITALFFPGIILRIKSITSGRKGPDILQPWKNILILLRKSSTFSSTTSYIFQIAPVIYITTIICAMLLMPFAGYKLIFGFNGDFILFAYLLALGKFFFILSAMDTGSSFEGMGANREALYSMLVEPAFFILIGTIALLTGYTSMQEIFANLQLANHYYFIISIILIYLLIQIAMIENSRMPVDDPKTHLELTMIHEVMILDHCGFDLALIQIGTTLKFAIYGTFIANFVIPVNLPIVLQLSIYFSTQIIFAAIIGFLESFRARKKLMKNPQFIVSLSSIALVAFILSLLLLHQMLK; this is encoded by the coding sequence ATGATAAGTTTCTTGTTGATATTGATAACTGCTTTATTTTTTCCGGGAATAATTCTCCGTATAAAAAGTATTACAAGCGGAAGAAAAGGCCCAGATATTTTACAGCCATGGAAAAATATCCTAATCCTGTTAAGAAAAAGCAGTACTTTTAGTAGTACTACAAGTTATATTTTTCAAATAGCACCGGTTATATATATAACAACAATTATTTGCGCTATGCTTCTTATGCCATTTGCAGGATATAAATTAATTTTCGGGTTTAATGGCGACTTCATTCTTTTTGCTTATCTGCTCGCACTTGGTAAATTTTTCTTCATTTTAAGTGCTATGGACACAGGAAGCAGTTTCGAAGGTATGGGTGCAAACCGCGAAGCTCTTTATTCAATGCTTGTTGAGCCAGCATTTTTTATTTTAATAGGAACTATTGCTTTATTGACAGGATATACCTCAATGCAAGAAATATTTGCAAACCTGCAGCTTGCAAATCACTATTATTTTATTATTTCCATAATATTGATTTATCTGTTAATTCAAATTGCAATGATTGAGAATAGTCGCATGCCTGTTGACGACCCAAAGACACATCTCGAATTAACAATGATTCACGAAGTAATGATTCTTGACCATTGCGGATTTGACCTCGCTTTGATACAAATTGGAACTACGTTGAAATTTGCAATTTACGGCACTTTTATTGCTAATTTTGTTATACCGGTTAATTTACCAATTGTTCTTCAGCTTTCTATTTATTTTTCGACGCAAATAATATTTGCTGCAATAATAGGGTTTTTGGAATCTTTCAGAGCAAGAAAAAAGCTAATGAAGAACCCGCAATTTATTGTTAGCTTGAGTTCTATTGCTCTTGTAGCATTTATTTTGAGTTTGTTATTATTACATCAAATGCTTAAATAA
- a CDS encoding proton-conducting transporter membrane subunit yields MFLLLFFILSISIALSMVLHKNKTIVKAMTIIFGFMELALAIYCWLHVGETKLEYFTFDKLGVLLLSILSLLSFTTIYHGFIYVKDETPKRYAIYHSALVALIVAMSGAYLANGMIAVWIFVEATTLAVAALIYHDRTALSLEATWKYFFVCSIGIALAYIGIMFLGLTVNGNRILQLSFDSLSQTAIQANPLYLKIAFIFIFVGYSTKMGLFPMHTVTIDAHTVSPPPISAFISTTLMNVGFIAIFRVYTLFSSTVILTFMNNLLILSGILSLLIASGYMLKAKHNKRMLAYSSLENMGIVAIAIGVGGIGYYAAILHIVLHSLTKAGLFYQMGQSYKVMGTYQLDDSGNYLKLYPAGAIVLMLGLICITAIPPSGLFISEFLLLKAMVNNGNYFYLIITAILLCFVLYALTTRVMHILFSQPRNPEIVTTKSINPIQTISQYILFGIVIYICFNQPAVLVDFINGIVQGLPK; encoded by the coding sequence ATGTTTTTGCTTTTGTTTTTTATATTATCAATTTCTATTGCATTATCAATGGTTTTGCATAAAAATAAGACGATTGTTAAAGCAATGACTATTATTTTTGGATTTATGGAATTGGCATTAGCAATATATTGCTGGCTGCATGTAGGAGAAACAAAATTGGAATATTTCACATTTGATAAACTTGGAGTATTGCTTCTTTCAATACTTTCATTACTCTCATTTACTACAATTTATCATGGTTTTATTTATGTTAAAGATGAAACTCCGAAAAGGTATGCTATTTATCATTCGGCACTTGTAGCATTAATAGTAGCAATGTCGGGTGCCTATCTGGCAAATGGAATGATAGCAGTATGGATATTTGTTGAAGCAACCACATTAGCCGTTGCAGCACTCATTTATCACGACCGAACAGCACTTTCTCTGGAAGCAACATGGAAATATTTTTTCGTTTGTTCAATCGGAATTGCTCTTGCATATATTGGAATCATGTTTCTTGGTTTAACTGTAAACGGAAACCGGATATTACAGTTATCTTTTGACTCTTTGTCGCAAACAGCAATACAGGCAAATCCGCTTTATCTGAAAATTGCTTTTATTTTTATTTTTGTTGGATATAGTACAAAAATGGGACTATTTCCGATGCACACGGTTACCATTGATGCTCATACTGTTTCCCCTCCGCCAATCAGTGCATTTATTTCAACTACTTTGATGAACGTTGGCTTTATAGCTATTTTCAGGGTTTACACATTGTTTTCTTCTACGGTTATTCTTACTTTTATGAATAATTTACTAATACTTTCAGGAATATTATCGTTGCTTATTGCCTCTGGATACATGTTGAAAGCAAAACACAACAAGCGAATGCTTGCATATTCGAGTTTGGAAAATATGGGTATTGTCGCAATTGCCATAGGAGTTGGCGGTATTGGCTATTACGCAGCAATTTTGCATATTGTTTTACATTCATTAACAAAAGCAGGTTTATTCTATCAGATGGGACAATCATATAAAGTTATGGGAACATATCAATTAGATGATTCGGGAAATTATTTAAAATTATATCCTGCAGGAGCAATTGTATTAATGCTCGGATTAATATGTATTACTGCAATTCCTCCATCAGGACTTTTTATATCTGAATTTTTACTTTTAAAAGCAATGGTTAATAATGGTAATTATTTTTATTTAATCATAACTGCGATTTTATTGTGTTTTGTATTATATGCTTTGACAACGCGAGTCATGCATATTCTTTTTTCGCAGCCACGAAATCCCGAAATAGTTACTACTAAAAGCATAAACCCAATACAAACAATCTCACAATATATATTGTTTGGAATAGTTATTTATATTTGCTTTAATCAACCTGCTGTATTGGTTGATTTTATTAATGGTATAGTGCAAGGATTGCCGAAATGA